A genome region from Hevea brasiliensis isolate MT/VB/25A 57/8 chromosome 7, ASM3005281v1, whole genome shotgun sequence includes the following:
- the LOC110669327 gene encoding zingipain-1-like, which yields MALVCKMQHLLIAFFFILVNQATSRKLHDSSSIFERHEEWMKKYGRVYKDKVEKQRRVHIFKRNVEFIESFNAAGNKPYKLSLNKFADLTSEEFKASLNGYRRNKQAISVKATPFKYANVTDLPTSMDWRKKGAVTPIKDQGDCGSCWAFSAVGAMEGIHKITTGTLIALSEQELVDCDTKGKDEGCNGGYMEDAFKFVIKNHGITSEANYPYNGTNGTCNTKKEASHVANITRYEVVPAKSEASLMKAVANQPVSVSIDGSGLEFQFYNAGVFTGDCGTEINHGVTAVGYGTTTNGTKYWLVKNSWGSDWGEKGYIRMQRDVDDKEGLCGIALYSSHPIAQ from the exons ATGGCTTTAGTTTGTAAAATGCAACATTTGTTGATTgctttcttcttcattttggTTAATCAAGCCACGTCTCGAAAGCTCCATGACTCCTCATCCATTTTTGAGAGACATGAGGAATGGATGAAAAAATATGGAAGGGTTTACAAGGATAAGGTAGAGAAACAAAGAAGGGTCCACATATTCAAGCGCAATGTTGAGTTCATAGAGTCCTTCAATGCCGCTGGTAACAAACCCTACAAGCTAAGCCTTAACAAATTTGCAGACCTCACCAGTGAAGAGTTTAAGGCTTCCCTGAATGGATACAGGAGGAACAAACAGGCAATATCAGTGAAAGCAACACCATTTAAGTATGCAAATGTAACTGATTTGCCTACTAGTATGGACTGGAGAAAGAAAGGGGCTGTTACTCCTATCAAGGATCAAGGCGATTGTG GGAGTTGCTGGGCTTTCTCAGCTGTGGGAGCTATGGAGGGGATCCACAAGATAACTACAGGTACATTGATTGCTCTATCTGAGCAAGAGCTTGTAGATTGTGACACTAAAGGCAAGGATGAAGGCTGTAATGGTGGTTACATGGAAGATGCATTCAAATTCGTAATAAAGAACCATGGTATCACCAGTGAAGCTAATTACCCTTACAATGGAACTAATGGAACTTGTAACACCAAAAAGGAGGCTTCCCACGTTGCCAACATCACAAGGTATGAAGTGGTTCCTGCTAAAAGCGAAGCATCACTAATGAAGGCAGTAGCAAACCAACCTGTGTCGGTCTCCATTGATGGTAGCGGATTGGAATTTCAGTTCTACAACGCCGGTGTTTTCACAGGAGACTGTGGAACTGAGATAAACCATGGTGTGACAGCGGTAGGGTATGGCACAACCACTAATGGAACCAAGTATTGGCTTGTGAAGAATTCATGGGGCAGCGATTGGGGTGAGAAAGGATACATAAGGATGCAGAGAGATGTAGATGATAAGGAAGGACTGTGTGGGATTGCACTGTATTCCTCCCATCCAATTGCTCAATAA